Proteins encoded in a region of the Pleurodeles waltl isolate 20211129_DDA unplaced genomic scaffold, aPleWal1.hap1.20221129 scaffold_54, whole genome shotgun sequence genome:
- the LOC138278711 gene encoding zinc finger protein 271-like produces the protein MSVAWLLSKRMLRSMHTDPETLTKKEESYTCSFSLQHHQPTHTGEKPFRCSKCVKGFSQLSYLQRHQRTHTGEKPYHCSECVKSFSHLSTLQQHQQTHTWEKPYHCNECVKRFSHLSNLQKHLLSHTGEKPYHCIEWANSFSASSSLKKHQQIHTGEKPFKCNECVKSFSQLSHLLSHQRIHTGEKPYHCSDCGSNFSGSSTLRNHQRIHTGEKPFKCNECVKSFSRLSALQSHQRTHTGEKPYHCKECGSSFSESSTLRKHQRKHTGEKPFKCSECEKSFSFLSNLKQHQQTHTQEKPYNCSECMKNFSCLSHLQSHQRTHTGEKPYDCSECVKRFSQLSDLQKHQRTHTGKKPYQRSECGSSFSASSTLRKHQRVHTGEKPFRCSECAKSFSQLSCLQSHQRTHTGEKPYHCSECVKSFSQLSHLRIHQRTHTGEKPYHCSECVKSFSHLSTLQQHLQTHTGVKPYNCSKCVKSFSQLSQLQTHQRTHKD, from the exons ATGTCTGTGGCCTGGTTATTGAgtaagcggatgttgaggagcatgcaC ACCGACCCAGAGACACTAACCAAGAAAGAAGAATCATATACATGCAGTTTCTCGTTACAGCACCATCAgccaacacacacaggagaaaagccattcagATGCAGTAAATGTGTGAAAGGTTTTAGTCAGTTATCATACCtgcaaagacatcagcgaacacacacaggagagaaaccataccattgcagtgaatgtgtgaagagctttagtcacttatcaaccctacaacaacatcagcaaacacacacgtgggaaaaaccataccattgcaatgaatgtgtgaaaAGATTCAGTCATTTATCAAATCTCCAAAAACATCTGCTATCACACACCGGTGAAAAACCTTATCATTGCATCGAGTGGGCAAATAGTTTTAGTGCATCTTCATCATTAAAGAAACATCAGCAAATACACActggggaaaagccattcaagtgtaatgaatgtgtgaagagctttagtcagttatcgCACCTCCTAAGTCATCAGCGAATACACaccggggaaaaaccataccattgcagtgactgTGGAAGTAACTTTAGTGGCTCTTCGACATTAAGGAAtcatcagcgaatacacacaggagaaaagccattcaagtgcaatgaatgtgtgaagagctttagccgATTATCAGCTCTCCAAAGCCATCAGcgtacacacacaggggaaaaaccataccattgcaaggaatgtggaagtagttttagtgaatcTTCAACATTAAGGAAACATCAGCGaaaacacacaggggaaaagccattcaagtgcagtgaatgtgaaaaGAGCTTCAGTTTTTTATCAAACCTAAAAcagcatcagcaaacacacacacaggagaaaCCATACAACTGCAGTGAATGTATGAAGAACTTTAGTTGTTTATCACACCTCCAAagccatcagcgaacacacacaggggaaaaaccatacgattgcagtgaatgtgtgaagagattCAGTCAATTATCAGATCTCCAaaaacatcagcgaacacacacaggcaaaaaaccaTACCAACGCAGTGagtgtggaagtagttttagtgcaTCTTCAACATTAAGGAAACATCAGCGagtacacacaggagaaaagccattcagATGCAGTGAATGTGCGAAAAGTTTTAGTCAATTATCATGCCTGCAAAGTCACCagagaacacacacaggggaaaaaccataccattgcagtgaatgtgtgaagagcttcagtcaATTATCACACCTACgaatacatcagcgaacacacacaggggaaaaaccataccattgcagtgaatgtgtgaagagctttagtcacttaTCAACGCTACAACAACATCTGCAAACACACACCGGGGTAAAACCATACAACTGCAgtaaatgtgtgaagagctttagtcagttatcacaACTCCAaacacatcagcgaacacacaaagATTAA